The Syngnathus typhle isolate RoL2023-S1 ecotype Sweden linkage group LG6, RoL_Styp_1.0, whole genome shotgun sequence genome has a window encoding:
- the slc6a4a gene encoding solute carrier family 6 member 4a, whose translation METKDLMMTSMLTKDERESETERGKESQEVKAEEEGTQDENCRLMLADGLAERGPKSPTLGQQVSNGFTTSSPQSAKEGAGLSAAYSAGSTSGPAGGSGSAAPLGGLRTLVVQQTSLDRPRETWSKKMDFLLSVIGYAVDLGNVWRFPYICYQNGGGAFLLPYLLMAVFGGVPLFYMELALGQFHRNGCISIWKHICPIFKGIGFAICVIALYIAFYYNTIMAWALYYLLSSFQSTLPWTTCSNSWNTGNCHSYMSTDSNISWSNLSTSPAEEFYTRHVLQVHLSSGLHQLGSVSWQLALCLLFIFTIVYFSIWKGVKTSGKVVWVTATFPYVVLLVLLVRGATLPGAWRGVVFYLKPDWEKLLSTTVWIDAAAQIFFSLGPGFGVLLAYASYNPFHNNCYKDALITSSVNCLTSFLSGFVIFTVLGYMAEMRQQDVDAVAKDAGPSLLFIIYAEAIANMPAATFFAIIFFLMIIMLGLDSTFAGLEGVVTAMLDEFPNVLVKRRERFVFGLVCVCYLGALSTLTYGGAFVVKLFEEYATGPAVITVVLLEVVAVSWFYGTTRFCNDIQLMLGFYPGCFWRICWVAICPIFLLFIIISFLAFPPEVKLFDYQYPPWTTALGYSIGVSSLICVPAYMVYHLINAKGTFKQRLSKSITPEPSNDQHRGFIVTNAV comes from the exons ATGGAGACAAAAGATCTGATGATGACCagcatgttgacaaaggacgagcggGAGAGCGAGACCGAGCGAGGAAAGGAGAGCCAGGAGGTGAAGGCAGAAGAGGAGGGCACGCAGGATGAAAACTGTCGACTGATGCTGGCCGACGGTCTTGCGGAGAGAGGACCCAAGAGTCCAACTCTTGGTCAGCAGGTGTCCAACGGCTTCACTACGTCCAGCCCTCAGAGCGCCAAAGAGGGAGCGGGCCTTTCCGCAGCTTACTCCGCAGGTTCGACCTCAGGGCCCGCAGGCGGCTCTGGATCCGCCGCCCCGCTGGGAGGTCTCAGGACTCTGGTGGTCCAACAAACCAGCTTGGATCGGCCGAGGGAAACTTGGAGCAAGAAGATGGACTTCTTGCTCTCTGTGATTGGCTACGCGGTGGACCTGGGAAATGTGTGGCGTTTCCCGTACATCTGCTACCAAAATGGAGGAG GTGCCTTTTTACTTCCCTACCTGTTGATGGCGGTGTTTGGAGGTGTGCCGCTCTTCTACATGGAGCTGGCTCTCGGCCAGTTTCACCGCAATGGCTGCATCTCCATCTGGAAACATATCTGCCCCATCTTCAAAG GTATCGGCTTTGCTATCTGCGTCATAGCCCTCTACATTGCCTTCTATTACAACACCATCATGGCGTGGGCCTTGTACTACCTGTTGTCGTCGTTCCAGTCCACCCTCCCCTGGACCACCTGCTCCAATAGCTGGAACACGGGCAACTGTCACAGCTACATGTCCACCGACAGTAATATTTCGTGGTCCAATTTGTCCACGTCCCCCGCCGAGGAGTTCTATAC TCGACACGTTTTGCAGGTGCACCTCTCATCGGGTCTGCATCAGCTCGGTTCGGTCAGCTGGCAGTTAGCCCTTTGTTTGCTCTTCATCTTCACCATTGTCTACTTCAGCATCTGGAAGGGAGTCAAAACATCTGGGAAG gtGGTCTGGGTGACAGCAACTTTTCCCTATGTGGTGCTCCTGGTGCTCCTCGTCCGTGGGGCCACTCTACCCGGGGCCTGGAGGGGTGTGGTGTTTTATCTCAAACCTGATTGGGAGAAACTGCTCAGTACTACC GTATGGATCGATGCTGCAGCTCAGATCTTCTTCTCACTGGGTCCGGGCTTTGGGGTTCTCCTTGCTTATGCCAGCTACAACCCGTTTCACAACAACTGCTATAA GGATGCTTTGATCACCAGCTCGGTGAATTGCCTAACCAGCTTTCTGTCTGGCTTTGTGATTTTTACTGTGCTGGGCTACATGGCTGAGATGAGGCAGCAGGATGTTGATGCTGTTGCTAAGGATGCCG GACCCAGTCTGCTTTTTATCATTTATGCCGAAGCCATTGCGAACATGCCAGCTGCAACCTTCTTTGCCATAATCTTCTTCCTCATGATCATTATGTTGGGTCTGGATAGCACA TTTGCCGGTTTGGAGGGCGTGGTCACCGCCATGCTTGACGAGTTCCCCAACGTCCTGGTTAAGAGACGAGAGCGTTTTGTCTTTGGTCTCGTTTGCGTCTGCTACCTCGGGGCGCTCTCCACCCTCACATAT GGAGGAGCTTTTGTGGTGAAGTTGTTTGAGGAGTATGCCACGGGCCCTGCCGTTATCACTGTGGTGCTGCTTGAAGTCGTCGCAGTTTCCTGGTTCTATG GCACCACCCGATTCTGCAACGACATCCAGCTCATGCTCGGGTTCTACCCGGGATGCTTTTGGAGGATCTGCTGGGTCGCCATCTGCCCCATCTTTCTTCTG TTCATTATCATCAGCTTCTTGGCCTTCCCGCCTGAGGTCAAGTTGTTTGACTACCAGTATCCCCCTTGGACCACGGCCCTTGGCTACAGTATTGGGGTGTCCTCATTAATCTGTGTGCCTGCTTACATGGTCTACCACTTAATCAATGCCAAGGGCACATTCAAACAG CGTTTATCAAAGAGCATCACTCCAGAGCCCAGCAATGACCAACACAGAGGCTTTATTGTCACCAATGCAGTCTGA